The Mesoplodon densirostris isolate mMesDen1 chromosome 8, mMesDen1 primary haplotype, whole genome shotgun sequence genomic interval AATCAGATGTAGAAGAACAAAGCTCTAGGCAAATTGTCAAATCGAAACTAGTCCCTCAGGATGCCCTAGGCATTTGGCAGCCCTGGGAGTGGGCAGATGTTGCAGGTGTTACCCAGGGCATCCTGTAAGGAGACAACCGGGAGCACATCGACCTGCCGACTTCCGCACAGGAACCCCGACCCCCAGATCCCAAGGAAAGGTACACACTGCACATCTTCAGGGCTGTTTCAGCGGCACGTCCACACCACAGGCGCGTCGTGGACTGCGGGCTGCTGCTGGCTCCGCCTGAGacttgtcccccaccccacccacccattCAGGGGCTTGCCGAGGGTCTCCTGAAAGCGGCAGTTGCCCTGCAAAGGTGAAACCAGACGCGAAAAGTGCCCTTCCTCGCTCTACGGGTGCTGGCTGATGCGGCCACCTCCAGAGGTCCTGGGGGTGCTAGGAGTTCTGGTGGATGTTCTCCGACGAGCCTTCGCTGCTTTCGTTGAGGGGCGTCTCCGAGGTCTCCTCCAGCTCGTCGTCCGCCGCCTCCTCCTGGATGGCGAGGTGCACGTCGGGCGAGGAGGACTCGGAACTCACGCTGTCTCCTTCCACGGAGCAGAGGGTGCAGGACAGGGCGGGCGCCACGCTCTCCTGCAGCACGTTCAGCACCATGGGCACCTGCGCCGACCTCAGGCCGGACGCGGTGGGCAGCGGCTTCATGGCCTCCCCCCAGAGCCTCTCTTCGTCTTTGTACAGCAGCAGGAGGCTGGATTTCTTCTCCCGCCTCTTGGATTTCACATAGCCCAGCATGATTCCAATCAAGAAAATGCCGTAGAAGGACATGACCACCAGAACGTAGAAGTATTCGttgccgctgccgctgccgctgcccGGCACATGGGACTCCAGGGGGCCGCTGGGGGCTGCGGTGCTGGCGTGCGTGCTGTTCAGAGGCTCCATCTTCAGCATTGAAGCTCTGCTCACACAGCCAGGGTCTGGGGAGAAACGTGCAGGTTAGAACTCTCCCACGGGGCGGCCACAGTACAGGGAGGAGGGTGAGCACGAGATCTGTGGAACTGCAGTATCAAAAAAGCGAAAAGCTGCGTGGAGAAAGAGCAGTAAGAGGTCCCACCATACAGTTAACAGGGGTCAGCTGTGAGGGGCTGGGGTGCATGGGGACacggggaggtgggagggaatgaGAGGAAGACTTTGATTTTTCGTGTAGACATGTCcatcattgttttatttcataAAGTGAGCATGTAAAaagctttgcttttatcattttaaaagcaaaaaaaaaaaaaatcagtgtaagaCAAGGGTGcctagagaaaggaaataacGTCTTAATCACGGGGAAACTTTTTGAACTGATTgagcagaaaaaaaagtttacattttgCTTTCAAATGTAAGTCTATTTTTAATTCAGGATAAAATttccttagggaaaaaaagaaaggaaaagaaaactgcatCTACACATTGCTAGAACTATCCTTTCACTATGTTTCTGAAGCAAAGCGGCGTTGCTAACTTACCAAGGGCTGGCAAATTTGTCCCAAGTCCTGAATTCCTCGATCGTCAAGTCCAAGAGACTTCTTGCTCCGTGTGCGGCTCGGCGCTCTGACAGTTCCGCTGCCGCCCTTGGGATATACAGTCAAGAAATACATCGTCACGTGTTCAGGGTGGAAAATTTACAACAGAGGTTGGTCGTGGCAGAGTGAACAGTGAACTCACAGCACGGCAGTTCAACTCACTGAACTTTGCAGCTGTGAACAGAAAAAGACTGGGAAGCAGGAACAGCTTCCCACCCCACCAGCACCCAGCCAAAGTTTTCAGGTGgccatgaaaaaggagaaaacaatgtGCCCAGCTGGAACTgttctcccaaagtccactctCATTGAAAATTAGTTCACGCTTCATCTCCCTCTTGGGGAATAACCATGATGTCTCCCAAGGTtttcagagacagacaaataccataaTCTAGATAAAAGATAGTTGCAAGCAAGCGCAGGGTTTACTGTCAAGGAACCAGGGCTTAAGTTTCAGCTCTTCCACTGGCTATGCAAATGTAATAAATCCCCACTGAACCTTTCCGCACCTCAGGGTCCTGATCTGTGAAACTGTTGGACGTAGGGGGCTTCAATATGTAGAATTATATGAACTGTGCGAGCTTTTGAGTCCCTGTCAGCTTAATCATTCTAAGATTTAAGGCTGGTGAGTGTGGGTTAGCCCTTTAAAAACAGAGAGATTCTACCTGTCTTCTGCATCATAATCTCGTAACGttcataaatctattttttttaacaataatagATATATATCTTCCAGATGCTTTCCAATAGTCTGTGTGAAGTGGAAACAGGTTACAGCGCAAGATACTTACTGTAGGCgaatttttctccagttttacgACACATAACTGCATCACACAGAGACATTCACACATCTCTTTGCTGTCGGGGAGGAGCAGGGATTCTTCTGGTGAAGCAACTGAGCACAGTTCAAGCTTTTAAAACCTAGAAGACCCTgtgttaaaatggtcacagagatcAAAATTGgcaaagggagggcttccctggtggcgcagtgattgagagtccgcctgccaatgcaggggacatgagttcgtgccccggtccaggaagatcccacatgccgcggagcggctgggcccgtgagccatggccgctgagcctgcgcgtccggagcctgtgctccgcaacgggagaggccacaacagtgagaggcctgcataccgcaaaaaaaaaaaaaaattggcgaAGGGATTGAAGACTTTGGTGTCAGTCCGTCTGCTGCCCGGGATGCTTATTCTCAGAAGCTTTCATCCTAAATTGAAGTAAAGCAGGAACAATGCTCTGCCCCCAGTTGCCTGTGGCCTGTGAATTTCAGCCAGACTCTCTTGAGGAATCTACTCTAGAGAAGACATCTCTTGTGGTCCTGCTGTTGTTAAATTCAAGCTGAAGGGAAACATGGTACCATACCTCTGCTCCATCAGGCACATATATAGCCCAAGCATGGGGACTTTCACTGCTGCTACATGAACCCACTGGGGTAGCACCTGGCTCTAATTCTATTTGGACACCTGTGGAAAGAGCAGGATGAGGACTGCATGTTGTTGTTTTCCCCACTGGTCTACTCACCTTGTGGTTTGGGCGGTGCTTGCCCATAAGTCTCCAGCTGGCTATCAGGTATTGACAGCTGACCATTCCAACTCCAAGATCATCCATACACTGGAACTTTGCTCACACCAGTAAAGACATCCCCAGAGTTACATCTACTTAAAAAGCTCCACAGCTACCTTGGTCAAGGTAGACATGGCTTTTTCAACCTGTATTTAGTGTAAGTACCTGAAGGCTTTCTTCTTCAGCTACGCCTACAGTGGTTTGCCAGGGACACTAGAACAAGAGAGACCCATGAGAATAATACCTGTTGATTGTGTAGTGTTGATTATGTACCCTGGGATGTATGGGATTAAAAATCACCCAGGGATGGTCAAACATTGCAAATCGGAAGCTTtgaagaggcagagaggaggtGGGAAAGGGGTTACCAGACTTAAGGAACAAGGAAGTACAAAGCCTGGTGCCAAGGAGCCAAACAGAGGCTGAAGTTTCAAGCAAGATAAATCTTCAAAACCAAGCCAACAGTCCCAAGACGGTAAAACCAAGaaaagacatggatgaatctagaatGGCATCCCAAGGATGAAGCAATACAGGGACATAGGAAGAACACAATTCATTGCAGGTGTCACGGAGGGAACCACCCAAGTGAAACTCTGCTGGAGGCCTGCTTGGTGTCCCTGCCGCCTCTGGGACCTCGTGCTGACTCCTACGTATGTTTCTCTTACAGTTAAGTGAAACGATGcaagtaaagcacttagcaccgTATCTGGAAGAATGTGTACGCTCAGTCTATGCTTTTTGTTGTCGTTGTTGAGAGTGTCCTGTTGCTACCAAGGGCTTCAGTTTGCTTCCTGATGGACACGTGCCTGTcttcatatttttcattgttGCTCTTTTCTCTCCCACCAAGAACGGAATTTAAGATGTAGGGCTTGCAGCCTCACAACACGAAGCTCAGTCTTCTCTCCAGCCCTCACTCATAACAATATTATGAGAATTATGGCAGTGAATAATGACATAAATAgtcagggaggaaagaaaagcatCTAGAAAGTGCACTCTATCAGGGTAAGGATGGGGACACACAAGAATTATTGATTACATCTACTTTATACCATAGTATCAAGAGACAGCaatgttaaagaaataaatcctttctacaaatattttctcctagtctgtggcttcCCATTTTCTTAGCAGTGTCTTTTTGAAGAGCAAACATTTCTTGATACTGATAAGTCCAACTTATCAAAATTTTTCTGATTTGTGTTTTTTGTATcctaaaaaaatattgtataaaccaaggtcacaaagattttctcccgtTTTTCACCTtgaagttttatagctttagctcttacatttaggttcatgatccatttcaagttaattctTGTATATAATGCAAGGCATGGgtcaaagtttattttctttttttatatgggTGTCCAATtactccagcaccatttgttgaaaagactaccctttttcccattgaattatcttggaaccttgtcaaaaatcagttaacCATTTAATTGGTCCATTTCTGAACTCTTTAATCTGTTCTttggatctatctatctatccttgCATCAGTGTCATGTTCCTTTGATAAATCCATTTTGAACTGGGATTTTTCATGAGTCTAAAATATGCTGCGGTCGATCCCTAGCTAAGTGTCTATTGTGAACCAGGCATTGGGAGAGGCTTTGCTTACTTCAACCCTGTGTGGTAAGTATCACCATAACTATTCCATAAATAAGGAAACTAGAGGTTAGAGAGACTAAGAAAATTGCTCAAGACCACCTCATTAGTAGTTAGGATTTGACCACAGGTCTGTACAATTCCAGAACCCATTCTCTTTCCACTACCCTTTGCCTCACTCAGTGGGAGCcaggaaaggaactgagaaagagTAGAAGATAAAagatgatgggacttccctggtggcacaatggttgagagtccgcctgccgatgcaggggacacgggttcgtgccccggtccgggaagatcccacatgccacggagcggctgggcccgtgagccatggccgctgagcctgcgcatccagagcctgtgctccgcgatgggaggggccgcagcggtgagaggcccgtgtaccacaaaaaaaaataaaattaaaattaaaaataaaagatgagtattttttcaacttcttttgagtcttcataaaacttttaaaaaagtgaatcccTAGATGGTCAGATACTCAAACATAAATGCAAACATGCAGTGATAAAGTGTTTCTTCCAAATccgtgttatcttttttttttttttttttttgcggtacgcgggcctctcactgttgtggcctctcccgttgcggagcacaggctccggacgcacaggctcagcggccatggctcacgggctcagccgctccatggcatgtgggatcttcccggaccggggcacgaacccgtgtcctctgcatcggcaggtggactctcaaccactgtgccaccagggaagccccatgctctCTTAATTGTTGGAGGCTACACCAACCTTAGTATATTCTGGAAGTTATCAGTGAGCTAGTAATAACTTTATCCTATATCCATATTTTCTATAATGAAACAATTTCCCTTTTGCTTATATAGACAAATGATTTCTAgtcttgttttgatttttttccccaactttaTTGTGACACACAACTTTCTCCAGAGCTTTACGTTTTTAAATTTCCTGGTAACGTCATTTTCACCCGACGACCCAAGGGTCCCTGACCACACATCTCTTAAATTATGTTAGCAGCTTCTGTGACTAAACAAACTCCATGCTGGGATAATAGTGCGGTGGTGAATCTCATCAGATTAAACGTAAATCTGGAGTCCAGAGATCTGACCCAGCTCAGCCCCACCCACGCTACGTGACTGGCTCAGTTGCATAATTTCCCTGTGTTTCAGTTTTAGCCCCCTCAGGCATGTCAAGAGTAGGATAATTAATTGTCTCAAGATACTCAAAAATGTCTCATAATCCATGAGGCCATCCCTGTCCTGAGGAGACAGTAAGGAACAGAGCAGAACAAGATGTGGGAGAACCAGGCTGCAGGGCTGGTAGAGTGTTAAAAAGTGAAACCCTCAATGCCCACCCTAATTTTGTTTTTCCCAGAAACCCTTTCCGAAAAACTGTGTCTGGGAATTCTTGCAGTGGTCATTCCTCCTAATTCCCTGAGTCACCCTCCCTAGACACATACTTTCTAGCATTTCTAGCACTTGGAGTAAAACAGGACTGGGTATCTTATAGTGTTTAAGAAGACCTCCAGTCCCTCCTATAATACCAGCTATGTCTCAGGGGGACGTGGCTGTAGGCAGATCCTGCTTGGACATCACCCAAAAGAGATTAGGATGAAAGAACCCAGAATGCCTGAAATTAGAGTGCCTGGTAAATTTGCCATTAACTTGCCTTTGCTATTTATTATTCAGACTATTTTTCACctgatatttatttaacaaatacttgtgTAGTGCCTAAAATGTCTCAGAAACTGCTCTAAGCGCTTTacaaattttatcttatttaatcttcctaaACCTTCGAGGAGACAGGCTTTAttatcatccattttatacagatcaggaaactgaggcacagagtggatGGAGTAGGCTGCCCAACATCTCACAGCTAGTACATGGCACAGCTGGCGTCGGAAGCCAGGGCTGAGACTTTGAACCCAGAGTCTTTGGTTCTAACAACTATACCATGGGGTCTCTTCTAGTTATTGAGTTTTTGCACTATGCAACGGAACTGTAGTAggtgagagaaaagagagagagagacagacagagtcTAAGTGTTCCCTACAGCCTACAACCTGCTGGACACAGAGGACTGGGCTCATTTCCACACCTGGAAAAACCAGAAGGGGACTATGGCCCCAGCTCTGGAGAGAGATTCCTGAGTTAGGGAAGCCATGCTTCCAGAGTTTGTCGGGAAAAAGATGTGGGAGTGTTTCGGTTAGGCCAGATGTGTGCCACACAGAAAGGAGCACACAGACCTGGGATACGGCTAGTTCTTGTCCAAGACGACAGCCCAGAGGCTAAGAAAGGACATGCATTCCCTGCATCCAAAGGAAGTGCCTGGAATGTGGTCAGAGGTCATAGCCCTGTCCACCAATGGCACCCCGTCTGCCCAAGGAACAAGGGGTAAGGGGGAGCatggaagggggaggggatgtAGCAAAAGAAGCTTTAACTCTAAATGAACTTGAGGATTTTTGACCATGATGTGGGAATGAACATTTTAATTACTGAACTGAGGCTGTTTGGGGAAACTAGGGCAGCCAGGGGATTTTTATTACCTAAGAGAGACCAGAAAAGTTGTGGGATCTGCCCCCAGATTTCCATCACAGGGCAGGGGAGGAGCTGGCCCTAGAGAAGGAGTCTGAAAAAGCTGTGGGACTCAACATAAAGGCTTGCTTTACAATGACACCCTGCAAGTCCTGCTTGTTTATCACAAGATTATGTGTGCAAAATGCTTGAATCTGTGCCTAGAACTAGCAAGAGTTCATTTATCATAAATATTAAAGAAcattagaaaaatgcagaaaGACAATATTTGGGGCACTCCATGGCATTATCCATCTTAAATTTAAGTTGAAGAACCATAAGTGATTGTTCACTATTttattcccagcacctagaaggGTCCTTGGCCCACAGTAGACCTTCTagacatatttgttgaatgaataacagAAAGAAGGTGCTAAGTACTCTTCACAgactttctcatttaattttcacaagaaCCCACCCAATAGGGCTACCGTGAGCAGAATTTTATAAACGTGGAGAGTGGGACCTGAACAGGTAAGTAAGTCTTCCTGATCACACTGCAGGACGTAGCAGAGCAGGGAGGGACCAGCCTGCCTCCTGTTGAAATCTCGCCAGACACGTACTCCATTTCTGGGACACACACTACTCAGTGGCTGTGGGTCACTTCCTCTGACCACAGCTAATAAAGAGGTCAGGACCAGCTTCAGAGCATGATGGAAAAAGTGTGCTAATAAAGGGCTTCAGGGATTTCAGCTGAGGAGGGCAAAGCTGACTCTCTTTAAAAGAAAGGTTTTGAAGCCCTTAAAAGATTTTCTTACACCTTCCAAGTACCAGATTATCAGATGATACCACAGAATCCAATAAAAACTGAGAGATGGACTCTAGTTAATAATACAGTACTGTATACTTAAAAGTGGTTGAGAGCAGATCTTAAGCattttcaccacacacacacaaagttaacTATGTTACCTATGcgaggtgatagatgtgttaattacCTTGCTCTTGGAAATCATTCAAGttatatgtgtatcaaattatcaccttgtacactttaaatgtatacaattatatttgtcaattattcctcagtaaagtttaaaaaataaaattaagagatgAAGCTGGAGTCTAAAGCACCGGGCAGCCCAAGGCCAACAGGCCATGAAGAGCCACAGCCATGGCTGTACAAGCAGTCAGGGTCCACCCTGCTCATTGAGAAAAGCTCACCCAGCAATGTCAGGCAGGCAGGCTTTGCCTATCTGGTCACAGCTGGAGCCCAAAGATACCAAAGCCAGCTCTTCACACACGGTAGCAATTGGAAAGAGTGGCACACAGCTTCCCACAAGCGACCAAGGAGAAAGAATACCTGGACACTGGATAGCTGAGAGAGAAGCATTCCTTCTGAGCTCAAGAAATACTTCACTCCTGCCCATAAGCAGTAAGCAGTGTCCGAAAAGATTATCCCTGCTGAAGAGTGAGCATGTGGATAGGGGAATGTAGCCCCAGCCTGCCAGGGGAGTCCTGGGGAGTGAGGAAGTCACATGATAAATTGGGTAGACTCAGAGCTAGATGTCTCAGATTAATATTCCCAGAAATTTCAGCCAAACCCATGTCATGGCCCTGGCCCCATGCTCCGCTATGCATAACCTCGATTAATGATATATTCACTTGGCCTATaactgttcatttattcattcgctGATTCGTTTAgtcaaataaatacatatgtccTGCAACCTTAACTAATacatatttcataaaattaaaggatcaacacaacaacaaaaaaaagtgatTGATTGCAAAGAAAtaagtcaaaataaaaattagtgatgCACAACAGTGGCTGGCATTGGGACTTTGTCAGGTCCTAAGTTTCTTGGTTGAATAATGCTGGCTTCCTCTTTGAACAGGACCAAACATTTGTCTACAATGAATCACACTCCAGCTCCCAGCAGCGCAGGCGCAGGGCTGGGATCTCAGAGCGCTGGATCACCATGACGCTCCTTAGACTCCAGCGATTGCCTAGCGTGAGAGCAGTAGGGCTTATTAGCCCTGCTATGACAGTATGACTAGCAACACAAGGCCAACCTCCAGAAGGCCAGGCCCTTAAGGCAAGTCTCCTGGGAAaggaactcttcttttttttcttttttttcgataagaaaaaaatatctgaggATCATTTGAAACTGTACTCTAtgcctttgcttttatttctggtgTAAAGAGTTAAGTTTTTCCTTTGGAGTAGGAGGGCAAATTTTACCTCTTTCGTCAGTCTAAGAAAAGGTTGGTTAGATTATCCAAGCCACCTaggcatacaaagaaaaataataatcaccATAGCAGCAAACAATGGGTAGAAGAGCAACAAAGTGTTTAGAAACACAGATTCCAGAATCAGATGCCTGCACTTGAGTCCCACTTTCTGCtactcaccagctgtgtggcccTAGGCAATTTATTTAACCCATCTGTGCCTTGATTAAGGTTGTAAGGACTAAATTAGATCATGTATAAGCACTTTGCACATTGTCTGGCACCTACTAAGCACTCCATAACTTAGCTATTACTATTAGTCCT includes:
- the KCNE4 gene encoding potassium voltage-gated channel subfamily E member 4, with translation MLKMEPLNSTHASTAAPSGPLESHVPGSGSGSGNEYFYVLVVMSFYGIFLIGIMLGYVKSKRREKKSSLLLLYKDEERLWGEAMKPLPTASGLRSAQVPMVLNVLQESVAPALSCTLCSVEGDSVSSESSSPDVHLAIQEEAADDELEETSETPLNESSEGSSENIHQNS